From a region of the Bradyrhizobium diazoefficiens genome:
- the ltnD gene encoding L-threonate dehydrogenase: protein MSASTPQNQRIAVIGLGSMGYGMATSLKRAGHTVTGCDVSADAVARFVKDGGAGARTPAGAAKGADIVVSVVVNAAQTETILFGKDGAAETMPEGSVFISSATMDPDVARRLARQLEATGRHYLDAPISGGAQRAAQGELTILASGSPAAFTKARPALDAMAAKLYELGDAAGQGAAFKMINQLLAGVHIAAASEAMAFAARQGLDIRKVYEVITASAGNSWMFENRMPHVLDGDYAPRSAVEIFVKDLGIIQDMARSARFPVPVSAAALQMFLMTAAAGMGRDDDASVARMYAQVTGVKLPGDK from the coding sequence ATGTCCGCCTCCACGCCACAGAATCAGCGCATCGCCGTCATCGGGCTCGGCTCGATGGGATACGGCATGGCGACCTCGCTGAAGCGAGCCGGCCATACCGTCACCGGCTGCGACGTCTCGGCGGATGCTGTCGCGCGTTTCGTGAAGGACGGCGGCGCGGGTGCCAGGACGCCGGCCGGGGCGGCCAAGGGCGCGGACATCGTCGTCAGCGTGGTCGTCAATGCCGCACAGACCGAGACGATCCTGTTCGGCAAGGATGGTGCCGCCGAGACCATGCCCGAAGGCAGCGTCTTCATCTCCTCCGCCACGATGGACCCCGATGTGGCGCGGCGCCTCGCTAGGCAGCTCGAGGCGACCGGCCGGCACTACCTGGATGCGCCGATCTCCGGCGGCGCGCAGCGCGCCGCGCAAGGCGAGCTGACGATCCTGGCCTCCGGCAGTCCGGCAGCCTTTACAAAAGCGCGGCCCGCGCTCGATGCCATGGCGGCAAAGCTTTACGAGCTCGGCGATGCCGCAGGGCAAGGCGCCGCCTTCAAGATGATCAACCAGTTGCTCGCGGGCGTGCATATCGCCGCCGCGAGCGAAGCGATGGCATTCGCAGCCAGGCAGGGCCTCGACATCCGCAAGGTCTACGAGGTGATTACGGCCTCCGCCGGCAATTCCTGGATGTTCGAGAACCGCATGCCGCACGTGCTCGACGGCGATTACGCCCCGCGCAGCGCGGTCGAGATCTTCGTCAAGGATCTCGGCATCATCCAGGACATGGCGCGCAGTGCTCGTTTCCCGGTGCCGGTCTCTGCCGCCGCACTCCAGATGTTCTTGATGACGGCTGCAGCGGGCATGGGCCGCGATGACGACGCGTCGGTCGCGCGGATGTATGCGCAAGTCACCGGCGTGAAGCTGCCCGGCGACAAGTAA
- a CDS encoding ABC transporter ATP-binding protein yields the protein MLSVREVTTAYQGLVAISAVSIEVQKGEIVCVAGANGAGKSTLLKSIAGAERPRSGTVTFDGKRLDGMAQHHITATGIAYVPENRRLFPRLSVRDNLRLGSYLYRGEANREEPLDLVFNLFPRLSERLEQRAETLSGGEQQMLAISRALMTRPRLLMLDEPSQGIMPKLVDEIFQAVKRIRDAGMTVLIVEQRMAECLEIADRAYILQTGRVLMQGPAAEIRGNPDVRKAYLGL from the coding sequence ATGCTCAGCGTGCGTGAAGTGACGACCGCCTATCAGGGCCTGGTCGCGATCTCCGCGGTCTCGATCGAGGTCCAGAAGGGCGAGATCGTCTGCGTCGCCGGTGCCAATGGCGCGGGCAAATCGACGCTGCTCAAGTCCATCGCCGGCGCCGAGCGCCCGCGCTCGGGCACGGTGACGTTCGACGGCAAGCGCCTCGACGGCATGGCGCAGCATCACATCACCGCCACCGGCATCGCCTATGTGCCGGAGAACCGCCGTCTGTTCCCGCGCCTCTCGGTGCGCGACAATCTGCGTCTCGGCAGCTATCTGTATCGCGGCGAGGCGAACCGGGAGGAGCCGCTCGATCTCGTCTTCAACCTGTTCCCGCGTCTGTCCGAACGCCTCGAGCAGCGCGCCGAAACGCTCTCCGGTGGCGAGCAGCAGATGCTCGCGATTAGCCGCGCGCTGATGACGCGCCCGCGGCTTCTGATGCTGGACGAGCCCTCGCAAGGCATCATGCCAAAGCTGGTCGACGAGATTTTCCAGGCGGTGAAGCGCATCCGCGACGCCGGCATGACCGTCCTGATCGTTGAGCAGCGTATGGCCGAATGCCTCGAGATCGCCGACCGCGCCTACATCCTGCAAACCGGCCGCGTGCTGATGCAGGGACCGGCCGCGGAGATCAGGGGCAATCCGGACGTGAGGAAGGCGTATCTGGGGCTGTAG
- a CDS encoding methyl-accepting chemotaxis protein has protein sequence MFARLSIRAKIISVVAFLLVAMTGMGLLAVMKMRAINANTVDISTNWMPSVRALGDVRAAVITYRNVVREHMLAETMDEKLANEETAGVVMEALAKARQQYEPMIASPEERALYTEWSRLWGEYQKGVEEVMELSRMAIGKVPHEAHELNTKTVNKIGLQSDDVLRKDIELNIKGGEQAARDAADSYFHAFLLVAIMLGAVVVTGTGVSFYLVRDVSSSIGSITEPMQALGKGDLSAEVPHRGEKTEIGAMADVLQIFKEALIAKKAADEAAAADAEAKIERGRRVDNITREFETMIGEIVQTVSSASTQLEASASTLTSTAERSQRLATTVAGASEEASTNVQSVASATEEMASSVGEIGRQVQESARMAGDAVGQARATTERVSELSKAAARIGDVVELINTIAGQTNLLALNATIEAARAGEAGRGFAVVASEVKALAEQTAKATGEIGQQISGIQVATNDSVGAIREISSTIERLSEISSAIAAAVEEQGAATQEIARNVQQAAQGTQQVSSNISDVQRGATETGSASSQVLSAAQMLSNDSGRLKSEVSKFLANVRAA, from the coding sequence ATGTTTGCCAGACTTTCCATCCGCGCCAAGATCATCAGTGTCGTGGCGTTCCTGCTGGTTGCGATGACCGGCATGGGCCTGCTCGCCGTCATGAAGATGCGTGCAATCAATGCCAACACTGTCGACATCAGCACGAACTGGATGCCGAGCGTGCGGGCGTTGGGCGATGTCCGGGCGGCCGTCATCACCTACCGTAATGTGGTCCGCGAGCACATGCTGGCGGAGACGATGGATGAAAAGCTCGCGAACGAGGAGACCGCCGGAGTCGTGATGGAGGCGTTGGCTAAAGCTCGTCAACAATACGAGCCAATGATCGCTTCGCCGGAAGAGCGCGCGCTGTACACCGAGTGGTCCAGGCTCTGGGGAGAATACCAGAAGGGCGTCGAAGAGGTGATGGAGCTGTCGCGCATGGCAATCGGCAAGGTCCCGCACGAGGCTCATGAGCTGAACACAAAGACGGTGAACAAGATCGGGCTCCAGTCTGACGATGTCCTGCGCAAGGACATCGAACTCAACATCAAGGGTGGCGAGCAGGCCGCCCGGGATGCCGCTGACAGCTACTTCCACGCTTTCCTGCTCGTTGCGATTATGCTCGGGGCTGTTGTCGTGACCGGCACCGGCGTCAGCTTCTATCTCGTCCGCGACGTCTCCAGCAGCATCGGCTCGATCACCGAGCCGATGCAGGCGCTGGGCAAGGGCGATCTTTCGGCCGAAGTCCCGCATCGCGGCGAGAAGACCGAGATCGGCGCGATGGCCGACGTGCTCCAGATCTTCAAGGAGGCGCTGATCGCCAAGAAGGCCGCGGACGAAGCTGCGGCCGCGGATGCCGAAGCCAAGATCGAGCGCGGCCGCCGCGTCGACAACATCACCCGCGAATTCGAAACCATGATCGGCGAGATCGTCCAGACCGTGTCGTCGGCTTCAACTCAGTTGGAGGCCTCCGCCTCGACGTTGACCTCGACCGCCGAGCGCTCGCAGAGGCTGGCCACCACGGTTGCCGGCGCTTCCGAGGAAGCCTCGACCAACGTGCAGTCGGTGGCCTCGGCGACCGAGGAGATGGCCTCGTCGGTGGGCGAGATCGGCCGTCAGGTGCAGGAATCCGCGCGGATGGCAGGCGATGCCGTCGGTCAGGCGCGGGCCACCACCGAGCGCGTCAGCGAACTGTCCAAGGCGGCCGCCCGCATCGGCGACGTCGTCGAGTTGATCAACACCATCGCCGGCCAGACCAACCTGCTTGCCCTGAACGCGACCATCGAGGCCGCTCGGGCCGGCGAAGCCGGCCGCGGTTTTGCGGTGGTCGCCTCCGAGGTGAAGGCGCTCGCCGAGCAGACCGCGAAGGCGACCGGCGAAATCGGTCAGCAGATCTCGGGCATCCAGGTGGCGACCAACGATTCGGTCGGCGCCATCAGGGAAATCTCCTCGACCATCGAGCGTCTCTCGGAAATCTCGTCGGCGATCGCAGCCGCGGTGGAAGAACAGGGCGCGGCGACGCAGGAGATCGCCCGCAACGTACAGCAAGCCGCGCAGGGCACCCAGCAGGTCTCCTCCAACATCAGCGACGTGCAGCGCGGTGCGACCGAGACCGGCTCGGCCTCCTCGCAGGTGCTGTCGGCTGCGCAAATGCTGTCGAACGATTCGGGTCGGCTGAAGAGCGAGGTCAGCAAGTTCCTGGCCAACGTCCGCGCGGCGTGA
- a CDS encoding ABC transporter ATP-binding protein, with product MTALLETRGVWQRFGGLVANSDVSISVGRGEIVGLIGPNGAGKSTLFNLIAGVLPPTQGSIWFDGEDVTRMPAAERCQRGVGRTFQVVKSFETMTVIDNVIVGALVRNTVMREARRKAHEVLEFTGLAARADVLASDLVPAEKRRLEVARALATEPKLLLLDEVLTGLTPTEAQTGVALVRKVRDTGVTVLMVEHVMEIVMPLVDRAIVLDLGKVLVDGKPADVVRDPKVISAYLGDRHAQRA from the coding sequence ATGACCGCGCTCCTTGAAACCCGCGGCGTCTGGCAGCGGTTCGGCGGCCTCGTCGCCAACAGCGACGTCTCGATCTCGGTCGGGCGCGGGGAGATCGTCGGCCTGATCGGCCCGAACGGCGCCGGCAAATCGACGCTGTTCAATCTCATCGCCGGCGTGCTGCCGCCGACGCAGGGGTCGATCTGGTTCGACGGCGAGGACGTCACCCGCATGCCGGCGGCCGAGCGCTGCCAGCGCGGGGTGGGGCGCACCTTCCAGGTGGTCAAGAGCTTCGAGACCATGACCGTCATCGACAACGTCATCGTCGGTGCGCTCGTGCGCAACACCGTGATGCGCGAAGCCCGTCGCAAGGCGCATGAAGTCCTGGAGTTCACCGGCCTTGCCGCGCGTGCCGACGTGCTCGCGAGCGACCTCGTGCCGGCCGAGAAGCGCCGCCTCGAGGTCGCGCGCGCGCTCGCGACCGAACCGAAGCTATTGCTGCTCGACGAGGTCCTCACGGGCCTGACGCCGACCGAGGCACAGACGGGCGTGGCGCTGGTGCGCAAGGTGCGCGACACCGGCGTCACGGTCCTGATGGTCGAGCACGTCATGGAAATCGTGATGCCGCTGGTCGACCGCGCCATCGTGCTCGATCTCGGCAAGGTGCTGGTCGATGGCAAGCCCGCTGACGTCGTTCGCGATCCCAAGGTAATCAGCGCATATCTGGGAGATCGTCATGCTCAGCGTGCGTGA
- a CDS encoding nitronate monooxygenase, which produces MKSPICDMLGIEFPLLAFSHCRDVVAAVSRAGGFGVLGATVHTPDTLERELKWIDDHVDGKPYGIDVLIPENISTAGEKDVTWKSLQARVPQEHRTYTRDLLKKYDIELTATEVADNQPQPFDAKTALELLEVSFNHPIRLIANALGVPPKAMIEMGKKHGVPVAALVGAKEHALRQVAAGVDILVVQGTEAGGHCGEVSTMVLVPEVIKAIKKIRDVPVLAAGGIITGRQMAACMAMGAAGAWTGSVWLATVEAETTEIFREKMIAASSRDAVRSKGRTGKPARQLRSVWTDAWDRAPESPGALPMPLQSIISRDAFNSIDRAAAGGNARARDLVSYFVGQGVGLIDSVKSAGAVVQEFKEEFAEAVEHMNALVAE; this is translated from the coding sequence ATGAAATCGCCGATCTGCGACATGCTGGGAATCGAGTTCCCGCTGCTCGCCTTCAGCCATTGCCGCGACGTCGTCGCCGCCGTCAGCCGCGCCGGCGGCTTCGGCGTTCTGGGTGCGACCGTGCACACGCCGGACACGCTCGAGCGCGAGTTGAAGTGGATCGACGATCACGTCGACGGCAAACCTTACGGCATCGACGTGCTGATCCCCGAGAACATCTCGACCGCGGGCGAGAAGGACGTCACCTGGAAGAGCCTCCAAGCGCGCGTGCCGCAGGAGCACCGCACCTATACGCGCGATCTCCTGAAGAAATACGACATCGAGCTGACCGCGACTGAGGTTGCGGACAACCAGCCGCAGCCCTTCGACGCCAAGACGGCGCTGGAACTGCTCGAGGTCTCCTTCAATCATCCGATCCGCCTGATCGCCAACGCGCTGGGCGTGCCGCCGAAAGCGATGATCGAGATGGGCAAGAAGCACGGCGTGCCGGTCGCCGCCCTGGTCGGCGCCAAGGAGCACGCGCTGCGCCAGGTTGCGGCCGGCGTCGACATCCTCGTGGTGCAGGGTACCGAGGCTGGCGGCCATTGCGGCGAGGTCTCGACCATGGTGCTGGTACCCGAGGTGATCAAGGCGATCAAAAAGATCCGCGACGTGCCCGTGCTGGCGGCCGGCGGCATCATAACGGGCCGTCAGATGGCGGCCTGCATGGCGATGGGCGCGGCCGGCGCCTGGACTGGTTCGGTGTGGCTGGCCACGGTCGAGGCCGAGACCACGGAGATCTTTCGCGAGAAGATGATCGCGGCCTCTTCGCGCGATGCGGTGCGCTCGAAGGGCCGCACCGGCAAGCCGGCGCGGCAGCTTCGCTCGGTCTGGACCGATGCCTGGGACCGCGCGCCGGAAAGCCCCGGCGCTCTGCCGATGCCACTGCAAAGCATCATCAGCCGCGATGCCTTCAACTCGATCGACCGCGCGGCGGCGGGCGGCAACGCCAGAGCGCGCGATCTCGTCAGCTATTTCGTCGGCCAGGGCGTCGGCCTGATCGACAGCGTGAAATCTGCGGGCGCGGTGGTGCAGGAGTTCAAGGAAGAGTTCGCCGAAGCCGTCGAGCACATGAATGCGCTGGTGGCGGAATAG
- a CDS encoding acetyl-CoA acetyltransferase translates to MTEKTTPPEDRIPVIVGIGEIVDRPREITDGLEPLDLLEQALRRAEADAGAKLLGEVQSLDVVNFLSWRYRDPEKLLAQRLGIAPSHCHYGPVGGESPIRYLHEAAKRIARGECTVAAVCGAEAQSTATKAERAGVKLSWTPFAHDVEEPKRGAAFQRPLAVTLGVFRPVTVYPFYEAASSAHWGQTPREAMAESGTLWSRYSEAAAQNPNAWLKRRYAPDEITTPTADNRLIAWPYSKLMVANPSVNMGGALLLTSLAKARAAGIAENRLVYPLGGASAEEPRDYLLRDQFYESHPQNAVLGSVMDLADGNGKTFDAIELYSCFPCVPKMARRTLGLSADVQPTVTGGLTFFGAPLNTYMTHAACAMVRRVRDGARTGLLYGQGGFVTKHHALVVSKAPPREALAQETSVQGEADRHKRAVPEFVTEVSGKGKVESFTVLYGRGGEVEHGVVMLRTEDDRRTLARIPASDGATLAHLLNMHRTPVGSLGEITMAADGVPEWRLA, encoded by the coding sequence ATGACTGAGAAGACCACTCCCCCCGAAGACCGCATTCCCGTCATCGTCGGCATCGGCGAGATCGTCGACCGTCCCAGGGAGATCACCGACGGCCTCGAACCGCTCGACCTGCTCGAACAGGCGCTGCGGCGCGCGGAGGCGGATGCCGGCGCCAAGCTGCTCGGCGAGGTGCAGTCGCTCGACGTCGTCAACTTCCTGAGCTGGCGCTACCGCGATCCGGAGAAGCTTTTGGCGCAACGCCTCGGGATCGCGCCTTCGCATTGCCATTACGGCCCGGTCGGCGGCGAGAGCCCGATCCGCTATCTCCACGAAGCCGCAAAGCGCATCGCACGCGGCGAATGCACCGTGGCGGCGGTCTGCGGCGCCGAGGCCCAGTCGACCGCGACCAAGGCCGAACGTGCCGGCGTAAAGCTGTCATGGACGCCGTTCGCGCATGACGTCGAGGAGCCCAAGCGCGGCGCGGCGTTCCAGAGGCCGCTGGCGGTGACGCTCGGCGTGTTCCGGCCCGTCACAGTCTATCCGTTCTACGAGGCGGCGTCCTCTGCGCACTGGGGTCAGACGCCGCGCGAGGCGATGGCGGAGTCCGGCACGCTGTGGTCGCGTTATTCGGAAGCCGCCGCGCAAAATCCCAATGCCTGGCTGAAGCGGCGCTATGCCCCGGACGAAATCACGACGCCGACCGCGGACAATCGCCTGATCGCCTGGCCCTATAGCAAGCTCATGGTCGCCAACCCCAGCGTCAACATGGGCGGCGCGCTGCTGCTCACCAGCCTTGCCAAGGCGCGTGCAGCGGGGATCGCGGAGAACAGGCTGGTCTACCCGCTCGGCGGCGCTTCGGCGGAGGAGCCGCGCGACTATCTCTTGCGCGACCAGTTTTACGAGAGCCATCCGCAGAACGCGGTACTCGGGAGCGTGATGGACCTCGCCGACGGCAACGGCAAGACATTTGACGCAATCGAGCTCTATAGCTGCTTTCCCTGCGTGCCAAAGATGGCGCGGCGGACGCTGGGCCTTTCCGCCGACGTGCAGCCGACCGTGACCGGCGGCCTCACCTTCTTCGGCGCGCCGCTCAACACCTACATGACGCATGCGGCCTGCGCGATGGTGCGACGTGTGCGCGACGGCGCCAGGACCGGGCTGCTCTACGGCCAGGGCGGCTTCGTCACCAAGCACCACGCGCTGGTGGTCTCGAAGGCGCCGCCGCGCGAGGCGCTGGCGCAGGAGACCAGCGTGCAAGGCGAGGCCGACCGTCACAAGCGCGCGGTGCCGGAATTCGTCACCGAGGTCTCCGGCAAAGGCAAGGTGGAGAGTTTTACGGTGCTTTACGGCCGCGGCGGCGAGGTCGAGCACGGCGTCGTCATGCTGCGCACTGAAGACGACCGGCGCACGCTGGCGCGCATCCCGGCCAGCGACGGCGCGACCCTGGCGCATCTGCTCAATATGCACCGTACGCCGGTGGGATCGCTCGGCGAGATCACGATGGCTGCCGATGGCGTGCCGGAGTGGCGGTTGGCATAG
- the otnI gene encoding 2-oxo-tetronate isomerase, which yields MPRFAANLSMMFTEVPFLDRFDAAAQAGFTAVEFLFPYEHPAEAVGERLERNGLTQALFNLPPGDWNAGEKGFAALPSRFSDLKASLETALPYAKATGVKRLHLMAGIANRGERIAIEAFYKSVAWAAEFFAPYGIDIVIEPINARNVPGYFLNDFGFARDLIQELRLPNLKLQFDIYHCQIIHGDVTMRLREMMPIIGHIQIASIPSRNEPDGEELNYPFLFTELDRLGYAGFVGCEYNPRGKTTDGLAWFKPYAGVKP from the coding sequence ATGCCTCGTTTTGCCGCCAATCTCTCGATGATGTTCACCGAAGTGCCGTTCCTCGATCGTTTCGATGCCGCAGCCCAGGCCGGCTTCACCGCTGTCGAGTTTCTCTTTCCTTACGAGCATCCCGCCGAGGCGGTCGGCGAGCGGCTCGAGCGCAACGGCCTGACCCAGGCGCTGTTCAACCTGCCGCCGGGCGACTGGAATGCTGGCGAGAAGGGCTTTGCCGCGCTCCCCTCGCGGTTCTCCGATCTCAAGGCGAGCCTGGAGACGGCGCTGCCCTATGCCAAGGCGACTGGCGTCAAGCGCCTGCACCTGATGGCCGGCATCGCCAACCGCGGCGAGCGCATCGCGATCGAGGCCTTCTACAAATCGGTGGCCTGGGCCGCGGAATTCTTCGCACCCTACGGCATCGACATCGTGATCGAGCCGATCAATGCCCGCAACGTGCCCGGCTACTTTCTCAATGATTTCGGCTTCGCCCGCGACTTGATCCAGGAGTTGCGACTGCCGAACCTGAAGCTCCAGTTCGACATCTATCACTGCCAGATCATTCATGGCGACGTCACCATGCGGCTGCGCGAGATGATGCCGATCATCGGCCATATCCAGATCGCCAGCATCCCCTCGCGCAACGAGCCCGATGGCGAGGAGCTGAACTATCCGTTCCTGTTCACAGAGCTCGACCGCCTCGGCTACGCCGGCTTCGTCGGCTGCGAGTACAATCCGCGCGGCAAGACCACCGACGGCCTTGCCTGGTTCAAGCCTTACGCTGGAGTGAAGCCGTGA
- the otnK gene encoding 3-oxo-tetronate kinase, whose product MTLALGCIADDYTGASDLANTLTRAGLRTVQTIGVPADDLALPDVDAVVVSLKSRSIEAGLAVSRARAAETWLRSRGARHVLFKICSTFDSTASGNIGPVMDALRADCGEAIVLVTPAFPETGRTVYQGNLFVGAVPLNESPLKDHPLNPMHDSNLVRVLARQSSAQVGLVDLATVARGADAVRARLAELAGKGVGAAIIDAVFDRDLETIGLVAGEHRVSVGASGIGLGLARALVSTGKVKPAASSESGAAIGGPAACLAGSCSQATLQQIANAERIMPVLHLDQDRIITGAKEAERALDWARPRLADGPVLIASSAKPDEVAALQARHGRDAAGHAIEQAMADIAENLVKSGVRRLIVAGGETSGAVVDRLEIPGFLVGAEIAAGVPVLRAVGAEAGDMLLALKSGNFGGPDFFSDALRLMR is encoded by the coding sequence GTGACACTTGCGTTGGGCTGCATCGCGGACGACTACACCGGGGCCTCCGACCTCGCCAACACGCTGACGCGCGCGGGCCTGCGCACCGTGCAGACCATCGGCGTGCCCGCGGACGATCTCGCACTGCCCGATGTCGACGCGGTCGTCGTGTCGCTGAAGAGCCGCTCGATCGAAGCCGGCCTTGCCGTGTCGCGCGCGCGCGCGGCGGAGACGTGGCTGCGCAGCCGTGGCGCGCGCCACGTGCTGTTCAAGATCTGCTCGACCTTCGACTCCACCGCGTCAGGCAATATCGGCCCGGTGATGGATGCGCTCCGCGCCGATTGCGGCGAGGCGATCGTGCTGGTGACGCCGGCGTTCCCGGAGACCGGCCGCACCGTCTACCAGGGCAACCTCTTCGTCGGCGCCGTACCGTTGAACGAGAGCCCGCTGAAAGACCATCCGCTGAACCCGATGCATGATTCCAACCTGGTGCGCGTGCTCGCGCGTCAGAGCAGCGCGCAGGTCGGTCTCGTCGACCTCGCCACCGTCGCACGCGGCGCGGATGCCGTGCGGGCGCGGCTGGCCGAGCTCGCGGGCAAGGGCGTCGGCGCCGCCATCATCGACGCCGTCTTCGACCGCGACCTCGAGACGATCGGGCTCGTGGCCGGCGAACATCGCGTGTCGGTCGGTGCCTCCGGCATCGGCCTCGGGCTTGCGCGCGCGCTGGTCTCGACGGGCAAGGTCAAGCCCGCCGCAAGCAGCGAGTCCGGAGCCGCCATTGGCGGACCTGCAGCGTGTCTTGCCGGAAGCTGCTCACAGGCCACGCTTCAGCAGATCGCGAATGCCGAACGCATCATGCCGGTGCTTCATCTCGATCAGGACCGTATTATTACGGGAGCAAAAGAAGCGGAGCGCGCGCTCGACTGGGCGAGGCCGCGGCTTGCCGATGGCCCGGTGCTGATCGCGTCGAGCGCGAAGCCCGATGAAGTCGCTGCATTGCAGGCCCGCCACGGCCGCGATGCCGCAGGGCACGCCATCGAGCAGGCCATGGCCGATATCGCCGAAAACCTCGTGAAATCGGGCGTACGGCGGCTCATCGTCGCCGGCGGCGAGACATCCGGGGCGGTCGTCGATCGCCTCGAAATTCCCGGCTTTCTCGTCGGCGCAGAGATCGCTGCGGGCGTTCCGGTGCTGCGCGCCGTCGGTGCTGAAGCAGGCGACATGCTGCTCGCGTTGAAGTCTGGAAACTTCGGCGGTCCCGACTTCTTCTCGGATGCGCTTAGGCTCATGCGCTGA
- a CDS encoding aldolase, with protein MTAMNNETRLREDICRFGRSLFERGLTPGSSGNISVRLDGGGWLVTPTNASLGFLDPARLSRLDDQGRLVSGDAPTKEVPLHTALYDTRGSARAIVHLHSTHSVALSMLPEIDPRAALPPMTAYYLMKCGATALVPYYRPGDPAVADAIKGLAGRYSSVLLANHGPVVAGDTLEAAVFATEELEETAKLYLLLRGTNPRHLSPEQVADLVKVFGVTLPDHGHGH; from the coding sequence ATGACGGCCATGAACAATGAGACACGGCTGCGCGAGGATATCTGCCGCTTCGGACGGTCGCTGTTCGAGCGCGGACTGACGCCGGGCTCGTCCGGCAATATCAGCGTCAGGCTGGACGGCGGTGGCTGGCTGGTGACGCCGACCAACGCCTCGCTCGGCTTTCTCGATCCTGCAAGACTGTCGCGGCTGGACGATCAGGGCCGGCTGGTTTCGGGCGATGCGCCGACCAAGGAAGTTCCGCTGCACACCGCGCTGTACGACACGCGCGGGAGTGCGCGCGCGATCGTGCACCTGCACTCGACCCATTCGGTGGCGCTGTCGATGCTGCCCGAGATCGACCCGCGCGCCGCGCTGCCGCCGATGACCGCCTATTACCTGATGAAATGCGGCGCCACTGCGCTCGTGCCCTATTATCGTCCCGGCGACCCAGCGGTGGCGGACGCGATCAAGGGACTGGCGGGGAGATATTCATCGGTGTTGCTTGCCAATCACGGCCCGGTGGTCGCAGGCGACACGCTGGAAGCCGCAGTGTTCGCGACGGAAGAACTGGAGGAGACGGCGAAGCTGTATCTGCTGCTCCGTGGGACGAACCCGCGGCATCTGTCGCCGGAGCAGGTGGCGGATCTGGTGAAGGTGTTTGGGGTGACGCTGCCGGATCATGGGCACGGGCATTAG
- a CDS encoding branched-chain amino acid ABC transporter permease yields the protein MDKTFAARRRRDLIVAAVLAALAALAPLFVKDVYVQNILILTLMYAALSQSWNILSGYCGQISLGHALYFGIGAYATELLFTKFGVLPWFGMLAGGAIAAIIAMGLGYPFFRLRGHYFVIATIVIAEIGLLLFQNWEWAGAAMGITIPVRGDSWLKFQFMRSKLPYFYFALVLCGLAWFVTWWLEDSKWGFWWRAVKDNPEAAESLGVVVFNSKMGAAAVSAFLVAIGGAFYAQFLAYIDPESVMGFQFSLLMALPAVLGGIGTLWGPVLGAAILIPMTELTRSYIGGSGRGVDLIVYGTLIVLISLALPQGLVSLFSRSKSKNQAKGATR from the coding sequence ATGGACAAGACTTTTGCCGCGCGGCGCCGCCGCGACCTGATCGTCGCCGCGGTGCTGGCCGCATTGGCCGCGCTCGCGCCGCTGTTCGTCAAGGACGTCTACGTCCAGAACATCCTGATCCTGACCTTGATGTATGCGGCGCTGTCGCAGAGCTGGAACATCCTCTCCGGCTATTGTGGACAGATCTCGCTCGGCCACGCGCTCTATTTTGGCATCGGCGCCTACGCCACCGAGCTGCTGTTCACCAAGTTCGGCGTCCTGCCCTGGTTCGGCATGCTCGCCGGCGGCGCGATCGCAGCGATCATCGCGATGGGGCTCGGCTATCCCTTCTTCCGCCTGCGCGGCCATTACTTCGTGATCGCGACTATCGTCATCGCCGAGATCGGCCTGCTGCTGTTCCAGAACTGGGAATGGGCGGGGGCTGCGATGGGCATCACCATTCCGGTGCGTGGCGACAGCTGGCTGAAATTCCAGTTCATGCGCAGCAAGCTGCCGTACTTCTATTTCGCCCTGGTGCTCTGCGGCCTCGCCTGGTTCGTCACCTGGTGGCTGGAAGACTCGAAGTGGGGTTTTTGGTGGCGCGCGGTGAAGGACAATCCGGAGGCGGCCGAGAGCCTCGGCGTCGTCGTGTTCAATTCCAAAATGGGCGCGGCTGCCGTCTCCGCCTTCCTCGTTGCCATCGGCGGCGCCTTCTATGCGCAGTTCCTCGCCTATATCGACCCTGAAAGCGTGATGGGCTTCCAGTTCTCGCTGCTGATGGCGCTGCCGGCCGTGCTCGGCGGCATCGGCACCCTCTGGGGGCCAGTGCTGGGCGCGGCCATCCTGATCCCGATGACGGAGCTGACGCGTTCCTATATCGGCGGCTCGGGCCGCGGCGTCGACCTCATCGTCTACGGCACCTTGATCGTGCTGATCTCGCTCGCCCTGCCGCAGGGGCTGGTGAGTCTGTTCTCCCGCTCAAAGTCCAAGAACCAGGCAAAGGGAGCCACGCGATGA